One genomic region from Pseudomonas hormoni encodes:
- a CDS encoding NADP-dependent oxidoreductase codes for MPEALTLNQRIVLASRPVGAPTPENFRLEREALPDLADGQVLLKTLFLSLDPYMRGRMSDAPSYAAPVEIDEVMTGGAVSRVERSMNPKFHEGDLVVGATGWQSHSISDGRNIIPVPSGLPSPSMALGVLGMPGMTAYMGLMDIGQPQSGETLVVAAASGAVGSVVGQVAKIKGLRVVGVAGGADKCRYVVDELGFDACIDHKSSNFADELAQACPKGVDIYYENVGGKVFDAVVPLLNPKARIPLCGLIASYNAHEAPTGPDRLPQLQRTLLTKRVRIQGFIVFDDYGDRQPEFVSAMAPWVRDGKVKFREDVVDGLENAPEAFIGLLEGRNFGKLVVRVAQD; via the coding sequence ATGCCTGAAGCATTGACCCTCAACCAACGTATCGTCCTGGCGTCCCGCCCGGTTGGCGCGCCGACGCCAGAGAATTTCCGCCTGGAAAGGGAAGCGCTGCCGGACCTGGCCGATGGTCAGGTACTGCTCAAGACCCTTTTTCTGTCACTGGACCCTTACATGCGCGGGCGCATGAGTGATGCACCGTCCTACGCGGCGCCGGTAGAAATCGACGAGGTGATGACCGGCGGGGCTGTCAGCCGGGTCGAGCGTTCGATGAATCCCAAGTTTCATGAAGGTGATCTGGTCGTCGGCGCTACCGGGTGGCAGAGCCACAGCATCAGCGACGGTCGCAACATCATTCCCGTGCCGTCCGGGCTGCCGAGCCCGTCGATGGCGCTGGGCGTGCTCGGCATGCCCGGGATGACCGCTTACATGGGGTTGATGGACATCGGCCAACCCCAATCCGGCGAAACCCTGGTGGTCGCTGCGGCGTCCGGCGCTGTGGGTTCGGTGGTCGGCCAGGTGGCGAAGATCAAGGGCCTGCGTGTGGTCGGTGTTGCGGGCGGCGCGGACAAGTGCCGTTATGTGGTGGATGAGTTGGGCTTCGATGCCTGCATCGATCACAAGAGCTCGAATTTCGCCGATGAACTGGCGCAGGCCTGTCCAAAGGGCGTCGACATCTATTACGAGAACGTCGGCGGCAAGGTATTCGACGCGGTGGTGCCGTTGCTCAACCCCAAGGCTCGCATTCCGCTTTGCGGTTTGATCGCGTCGTACAACGCCCACGAAGCCCCGACCGGCCCGGATCGCCTGCCGCAATTGCAGCGAACCTTGCTGACCAAACGTGTGCGCATCCAGGGTTTCATCGTGTTTGATGACTACGGTGATCGCCAGCCGGAGTTTGTCAGCGCCATGGCGCCGTGGGTGCGAGACGGCAAGGTGAAATTCCGTGAAGACGTTGTTGATGGTCTGGAGAACGCACCCGAGGCGTTCATCGGTCTGCTGGAAGGACGCAACTTCGGCAAACTGGTGGTGCGGGTCGCTCAGGACTGA
- a CDS encoding heavy metal translocating P-type ATPase has product MTTPLPCYHCALPVPAGSRFTAAVLGENREFCCPGCQAVAEAIVAGGLESYYQHRSEASANPEALPVQLVDELALYDRADVQKPFVRHDGELAETTLLMEGISCAACGWLIEKHLRGLPAVAEARLNLSNHRLHVRWADAQLPLSQVLSELRHIGYAAHPYQADRASEQLASENRLALRQLGVAGLLWFQAMMATMATWPEFNIDLSPELHTILRWVALFLTTPIVFYSCAPFFKGAMRDLRTRHLTMDVSVSLAIGSAYIAGIWTSITGVGELYFDAVGMFALFLLAGRYLERRARERTAAATAQLVNLLPASCLRLSTDGQSERILLSELRVGDQVLVHPGAILPADGKILDGQSSIDESLLTGEYLPQPRTHGDAVTAGTLNVEGALTVEILALGQDTRLSAIVRLLDRAQAEKPRLAEIADRAAQWFLLLTLIASACIGLLWWELDSSRAFWIVLAMLVATCPCALSLATPTALTAATGTLHKLGLLLTRGHVLEGLNQIDTVIFDKTGTLTEGRLALRSIRPLGALDSDQCLSLAAALENRSEHPIARAFGRAPLAAEEVHSTPGLGLEGVVGEQRLRIGQPGFVCELSDAAIPLMPDEAGQWLLLGDRQGPLAWFVLDDRLRADAPALLAACKARGWRTLLLSGDTSPMVASVAAELGIDEARGGLRPDDKLQVLQQLHKEGRKVLMLGDGVNDVPVLAAADISVAMGSATDLAKTSADAVLLSNRLDALVQAFSLARRTRRVIIENLLWAGLYNGLMLPFAALGWITPVWAAVGMSISSLTVVLNALRLTRLPSAPAASATPETRPLSA; this is encoded by the coding sequence ATGACCACGCCACTTCCCTGCTACCACTGCGCCCTGCCCGTCCCGGCCGGCAGCCGCTTCACCGCTGCCGTCCTCGGTGAAAACCGTGAGTTCTGCTGCCCGGGATGCCAGGCTGTGGCCGAAGCGATTGTCGCGGGTGGGCTGGAAAGCTATTACCAGCATCGCAGTGAAGCCTCGGCCAACCCCGAAGCGTTGCCGGTGCAGTTGGTGGATGAGCTGGCACTTTACGACCGCGCCGATGTGCAAAAGCCTTTCGTACGCCACGACGGCGAGCTCGCCGAAACCACCCTGTTGATGGAAGGCATCAGCTGCGCGGCGTGCGGCTGGCTGATCGAGAAGCACCTGCGTGGTTTGCCGGCGGTAGCGGAAGCGCGGCTGAACCTGTCCAACCATCGCCTGCATGTGCGCTGGGCCGATGCGCAATTGCCGCTGAGCCAGGTGCTCAGCGAACTGCGGCACATCGGTTACGCCGCTCACCCCTATCAGGCCGACCGCGCCAGCGAACAACTGGCCAGCGAAAACCGCCTGGCCCTGCGCCAACTCGGCGTCGCCGGGCTGCTGTGGTTCCAGGCGATGATGGCGACCATGGCAACCTGGCCGGAATTCAACATTGACCTCAGCCCCGAGCTGCACACCATCCTGCGCTGGGTCGCGCTGTTCCTCACCACACCGATCGTGTTCTACAGCTGCGCGCCGTTCTTCAAAGGCGCGATGCGCGATCTGCGCACCCGTCACCTGACCATGGACGTTTCGGTTTCGCTGGCGATTGGCAGTGCCTACATCGCCGGGATCTGGACTTCGATCACCGGGGTGGGCGAGCTGTATTTCGATGCTGTCGGCATGTTTGCGCTGTTCCTGCTCGCCGGGCGTTATCTGGAACGTCGCGCCCGGGAACGCACCGCCGCCGCCACAGCACAGCTTGTAAACCTATTGCCCGCCTCGTGCCTGCGTCTGAGTACTGACGGCCAGAGCGAGCGCATTCTGCTCAGCGAACTGCGCGTCGGTGATCAAGTGCTGGTGCATCCCGGCGCGATCCTCCCGGCCGACGGCAAGATCCTCGACGGCCAGTCGAGCATCGACGAGTCTCTATTGACCGGCGAGTACCTGCCGCAACCGCGAACGCACGGTGATGCTGTCACCGCTGGCACACTGAACGTCGAAGGCGCGCTGACCGTGGAAATCCTGGCGCTGGGCCAGGACACCCGACTGTCCGCCATCGTCCGCCTGCTGGACCGCGCTCAGGCCGAGAAGCCCCGACTGGCAGAGATCGCCGACCGCGCCGCGCAATGGTTCCTGCTGCTGACGCTCATCGCATCCGCCTGCATTGGCCTGCTTTGGTGGGAGCTGGACTCATCACGCGCCTTCTGGATTGTCCTGGCGATGCTCGTCGCAACCTGCCCGTGCGCCTTGTCCCTCGCCACGCCGACTGCCCTCACTGCCGCCACCGGCACGCTGCACAAGCTGGGTCTTTTGTTGACACGCGGCCATGTGCTGGAAGGCCTGAACCAGATCGACACGGTGATATTCGACAAGACCGGCACCCTCACCGAAGGGCGCCTGGCGCTGCGTTCGATCCGCCCCCTCGGCGCACTCGACAGCGATCAGTGCCTGAGCCTCGCCGCCGCCCTCGAAAACCGTTCCGAGCACCCGATCGCCCGTGCATTTGGCCGCGCGCCGCTGGCCGCCGAGGAAGTCCACAGCACACCGGGGCTGGGGCTTGAAGGTGTGGTCGGCGAGCAGCGCCTGCGCATCGGTCAACCGGGCTTTGTCTGTGAACTCAGTGACGCCGCCATACCGTTGATGCCCGATGAGGCCGGTCAGTGGCTGCTGCTTGGCGACCGTCAGGGGCCGCTGGCGTGGTTCGTCCTCGACGACCGTTTACGTGCCGACGCACCGGCGCTGCTCGCAGCCTGCAAGGCTCGCGGCTGGCGCACGTTGCTGCTGTCGGGTGACACCTCGCCGATGGTCGCCAGCGTCGCCGCCGAATTGGGCATCGACGAGGCCCGCGGCGGTTTGCGTCCGGACGACAAATTGCAGGTCCTGCAACAGCTGCACAAGGAAGGTCGCAAGGTGTTGATGCTCGGTGACGGGGTCAACGATGTACCAGTGCTGGCGGCCGCCGACATCAGCGTCGCCATGGGGTCGGCCACCGATCTGGCGAAAACCAGTGCCGACGCCGTGCTGCTGTCGAACCGCCTCGACGCGCTGGTGCAAGCCTTCAGCCTCGCCCGGCGCACCCGTCGGGTAATCATCGAGAACCTGCTGTGGGCCGGGCTGTACAATGGCCTCATGTTGCCGTTCGCCGCCCTCGGCTGGATCACGCCGGTGTGGGCCGCGGTCGGCATGTCGATCAGTTCGTTGACCGTGGTGCTGAACGCCCTGCGCCTGACTCGCCTGCCGAGCGCGCCGGCTGCCAGCGCCACGCCAGAAACCCGCCCGCTGTCGGCCTGA
- the hemN gene encoding oxygen-independent coproporphyrinogen III oxidase, producing the protein MLDAIRWDTDLIRRYDLAGPRYTSYPTAVQFDGHVGTFDLFHALRESRKALRPLSLYVHVPFCANICYYCACNKVITKDRGRALPYLQRLEQEIQLIACHLDPAQKVEQLHFGGGTPTFLSHDELRQLMAQLRKSFNLLDDDTGDYGIEIDPREADWSTMGLLRELGFNRVSIGLQDLDPAVQRAVNRLQSLEETRAVIDAARTLQFRSINIDLIYGLPRQTPDNFARTVDEVINLQPDRLSVFNYAHLPERFMPQRRINSDELPMPAQKLEMLQRTIEQLTAAGYRYIGMDHFALPDDELAIAQEESTLQRNFQGYTTHGHCDLIGLGVSAISQIGDLYCQNSSDLNQYQNALASTQLATNRGLLCNADDRVRRAVIQQLICSFNVEFAEIEQAFNIDFRGYFGELWPQLQGMAEDGLIELNNERINVLPAGRLLVRSVCMVFDAYLEQQNRQRFSRVI; encoded by the coding sequence ATGCTCGACGCCATTCGTTGGGACACCGATCTGATCCGCCGTTATGACCTGGCGGGACCGCGCTACACCTCCTACCCGACCGCCGTGCAGTTCGACGGTCATGTCGGCACCTTCGACCTGTTCCATGCGCTGCGCGAAAGCCGCAAGGCCCTGCGCCCGTTGTCGCTGTATGTGCACGTGCCGTTCTGCGCGAACATTTGCTACTACTGCGCCTGCAACAAAGTCATCACCAAGGATCGCGGCCGTGCCCTGCCCTACCTGCAGCGCCTGGAGCAGGAAATCCAGCTGATTGCCTGCCACCTCGACCCGGCGCAAAAGGTCGAGCAACTGCACTTCGGCGGTGGCACGCCAACCTTTCTCAGCCATGACGAATTGCGCCAGCTAATGGCCCAGTTGCGCAAAAGCTTCAACTTGCTGGACGACGACACCGGCGACTACGGCATCGAGATCGACCCGCGCGAGGCCGACTGGTCGACCATGGGCCTGCTCCGTGAACTGGGATTCAATCGGGTCAGCATCGGTTTGCAAGACCTCGACCCGGCCGTACAACGGGCGGTGAATCGCCTGCAAAGCCTGGAAGAAACCCGGGCGGTAATCGACGCCGCAAGGACGCTGCAATTCCGTTCGATCAACATTGACCTGATCTATGGTTTGCCAAGGCAGACACCCGACAACTTCGCCCGCACGGTCGACGAAGTGATCAACCTGCAACCGGACCGGTTGTCGGTGTTCAACTACGCGCACTTGCCGGAGCGCTTCATGCCGCAACGGCGAATCAACAGCGACGAGCTGCCGATGCCGGCGCAGAAACTGGAGATGCTCCAGCGCACCATCGAACAACTGACCGCCGCCGGCTATCGCTACATCGGCATGGACCACTTCGCCCTGCCCGACGATGAACTGGCGATTGCCCAGGAAGAATCGACCCTGCAACGCAATTTCCAGGGCTACACCACCCACGGTCATTGCGATTTGATCGGGCTGGGCGTCTCGGCCATCAGCCAGATCGGCGACCTGTACTGCCAGAACAGCAGCGACCTGAATCAGTACCAGAACGCCCTGGCTTCCACGCAACTGGCGACCAACCGCGGCCTGCTGTGCAACGCCGATGACCGCGTCCGGCGGGCGGTGATTCAGCAACTGATTTGCAGTTTCAACGTGGAATTCGCCGAGATCGAGCAGGCCTTCAACATCGATTTTCGCGGCTACTTCGGCGAGTTGTGGCCACAGTTGCAAGGCATGGCCGAAGACGGGCTGATCGAACTGAACAATGAACGGATCAACGTACTGCCCGCCGGACGATTGCTGGTACGTTCGGTGTGCATGGTGTTCGATGCCTACCTGGAACAACAGAACCGCCAGCGGTTTTCGCGAGTGATCTAA
- a CDS encoding sulfite exporter TauE/SafE family protein produces the protein MFELAPLLVSAVILGLLGGGHCLGMCGGLMGALTLAIPKDQRSRRFRLLLAYNLGRILSYATAGLLIGLAGWAVANSPAAMFMRILAGLLLIAMGLYLAGWWSGLTRIESLGRGLWRHIQPVANKLLPVSSVPRALLLGALWGWLPCGLVYSTLLWSASQGNALDSALLMLAFGLGTWPVLLATGLAAERVTALLRKRSVRMAGGLLVMLFGIWTLPGPHQHWLMGH, from the coding sequence ATGTTTGAGTTGGCGCCACTGCTGGTGTCTGCGGTGATCCTCGGCCTGCTCGGCGGCGGTCATTGCCTGGGCATGTGCGGCGGCTTGATGGGCGCGTTGACCCTGGCGATTCCCAAAGACCAACGCAGCCGGCGCTTTCGATTGCTGCTGGCCTACAACCTCGGGCGAATTCTCAGCTACGCCACTGCCGGCCTGCTGATCGGCCTGGCGGGTTGGGCGGTGGCGAACAGTCCGGCGGCGATGTTCATGCGCATACTCGCTGGATTGCTGCTGATTGCCATGGGGCTTTATCTCGCCGGTTGGTGGAGCGGCCTCACCCGCATCGAAAGCCTTGGTCGCGGACTGTGGCGGCATATCCAGCCCGTGGCCAACAAGCTGCTGCCAGTGTCGAGCGTTCCCCGCGCATTGTTGCTCGGCGCGCTCTGGGGCTGGCTGCCGTGCGGGCTGGTTTACAGCACGCTGCTGTGGTCAGCGAGCCAGGGTAATGCGCTCGATAGTGCGTTGTTGATGCTCGCGTTCGGCCTTGGAACCTGGCCGGTGTTGCTCGCCACCGGGCTCGCGGCGGAGCGTGTCACGGCGCTGTTGCGCAAACGCAGCGTGCGGATGGCCGGAGGACTGCTGGTCATGCTGTTTGGCATCTGGACCTTGCCGGGGCCGCATCAGCATTGGCTCATGGGGCACTGA
- a CDS encoding adenine phosphoribosyltransferase: MVFDSFDIKSLIRPVIDFPKPGVIFRDITPLFQSPTALRLVMDSFAHRYVEADFTHIGAMDARGFLIGSVLAYQLNKPLVLFRKQGKLPADVLAEGYATEYGEAFLEVHADSLCEGDSVVMFDDLIATGGTLIAAANLIRRMGARVHEAAAIIDLPELGGSQRLEDMGIPTFCLTQFALSDQ; encoded by the coding sequence ATGGTCTTCGACTCCTTCGACATCAAATCCCTGATCCGCCCTGTGATCGACTTCCCGAAACCGGGCGTCATCTTTCGCGACATCACCCCGCTGTTCCAGTCGCCCACCGCCCTGCGCCTGGTGATGGACAGCTTTGCCCACCGTTACGTCGAGGCTGACTTCACGCACATCGGTGCCATGGATGCCCGTGGTTTCCTGATCGGTTCGGTGCTGGCCTATCAGTTGAACAAGCCGCTGGTGCTGTTCCGCAAGCAAGGCAAACTGCCGGCCGACGTGCTGGCCGAGGGTTATGCGACGGAGTACGGCGAAGCCTTCCTTGAAGTGCACGCCGACAGTCTTTGCGAAGGCGATTCGGTGGTGATGTTCGATGATTTGATCGCCACCGGCGGCACGCTGATTGCGGCGGCGAATCTGATTCGACGCATGGGGGCGCGGGTGCATGAAGCGGCGGCGATTATTGATTTGCCGGAGTTGGGTGGGTCGCAACGGCTGGAGGATATGGGGATTCCTACTTTCTGTCTGACGCAGTTTGCGTTGAGCGATCAGTAA
- a CDS encoding YbaB/EbfC family nucleoid-associated protein, with translation MMKGGMAGLMKQAQQMQEKMAKMQEELANAEVTGVAGGGVVSVVMTGRHDVKRVTIDPTMFEGLSEDDREMLEAVLAAAVNDAVRKIEANSQDKMSGMTAGMQLPPGMKLPF, from the coding sequence ATGATGAAAGGTGGCATGGCCGGCCTGATGAAGCAGGCGCAGCAGATGCAGGAAAAAATGGCCAAGATGCAGGAAGAACTGGCCAACGCCGAAGTCACCGGTGTAGCGGGCGGCGGCGTGGTCAGCGTGGTGATGACCGGTCGTCACGACGTCAAGCGCGTGACCATCGACCCAACCATGTTTGAAGGCCTGAGCGAAGACGACAGGGAAATGCTGGAAGCGGTATTGGCCGCCGCCGTCAACGATGCCGTGCGCAAGATCGAAGCCAACAGCCAGGACAAAATGTCCGGCATGACCGCTGGCATGCAATTGCCTCCGGGCATGAAACTGCCATTCTGA
- the recR gene encoding recombination mediator RecR, whose protein sequence is MSFSPLIRQLIDALRILPGVGQKTAQRMALQLLERDRSGGSRLASALSQAMEGVGHCRLCRTLTEDDLCPQCADTRRDDTLLCVVEGPMDVYAVEQTGFRGRYFVLKGHLSPLDGLGPEAIGIPQLLARIEEAGTFTEVILATNPTVEGEATAHYIAQLLSNKGLIASRIAHGVPLGGELELVDGGTLAHSFAGRKPIAL, encoded by the coding sequence ATGAGCTTCAGCCCTTTGATTCGCCAACTGATCGATGCCCTGCGAATTTTGCCAGGTGTGGGTCAGAAAACTGCCCAGCGCATGGCCTTGCAGCTGCTCGAACGTGATCGCAGCGGTGGCTCGCGCCTGGCGTCGGCGTTGAGCCAGGCCATGGAAGGGGTGGGCCACTGCCGGTTGTGCCGCACGCTGACCGAAGACGACCTGTGCCCGCAATGTGCCGATACCCGTCGCGACGACACCTTGCTGTGTGTGGTGGAAGGACCGATGGATGTCTACGCGGTGGAGCAGACCGGTTTCCGGGGGCGTTATTTCGTGCTCAAGGGCCATCTGTCTCCGCTTGATGGGCTAGGGCCGGAAGCCATCGGGATTCCGCAGTTGCTGGCGCGGATAGAAGAGGCGGGCACGTTTACTGAAGTCATCCTGGCCACCAACCCGACGGTTGAAGGTGAAGCCACGGCGCATTACATCGCGCAGTTGCTGAGCAACAAAGGTCTGATCGCCTCGCGCATTGCCCACGGCGTGCCGTTGGGTGGTGAGTTGGAATTGGTGGATGGCGGGACGTTGGCGCATTCGTTTGCGGGGCGTAAGCCGATAGCTTTGTAA
- the ccoS gene encoding cbb3-type cytochrome oxidase assembly protein CcoS: MPALYVMIPAALLIVAIAVYIFFWAVDSGQYDDLDGPAHSILFDDQDPNHTAAVDEASGHPAKPDDKAPPHV; this comes from the coding sequence ATGCCAGCTCTCTACGTGATGATCCCGGCCGCGCTGCTGATCGTGGCCATCGCGGTCTACATCTTCTTCTGGGCGGTCGACAGCGGTCAGTACGACGACCTCGACGGCCCCGCCCACAGCATCCTGTTCGACGACCAGGACCCGAATCACACCGCGGCGGTCGATGAGGCCAGCGGCCATCCGGCCAAACCGGACGACAAGGCGCCCCCGCATGTTTGA
- the fnr gene encoding fumarate/nitrate reduction transcriptional regulator Fnr: MSEPVKLRAHSQAHCKDCSLAPLCLPLSLNLEDMDALDEIVKRGRPLKKGEFLFRQGDVFDAVYAVRSGALKTFSLSDGGEEQLTGFHLPSELVGLSGMDTEKHPVSAQALETTSVCEIPFERLDELALQLPQLRRQLMRVMSREIRDDQQMMLLLSKKTADERIATFLVNLSARFRARGFSANQFRLSMSRNEIGNYLGLAVETVSRVFTRFQQNELIAAEGKEIHILDPIQLCALAGGSIEG; the protein is encoded by the coding sequence ATGTCCGAGCCAGTAAAGCTGCGCGCTCATAGCCAGGCCCATTGCAAGGATTGCAGCCTGGCTCCCCTCTGCCTGCCACTTTCTCTGAATCTGGAAGACATGGATGCGCTGGACGAGATCGTTAAACGTGGCCGCCCGTTGAAAAAGGGCGAATTCCTGTTCCGCCAGGGCGACGTTTTCGATGCCGTTTATGCAGTACGCTCTGGCGCCCTGAAAACGTTCAGCCTCAGCGATGGCGGTGAAGAACAGCTCACCGGTTTCCATTTGCCGAGTGAACTGGTCGGCCTGTCGGGCATGGACACGGAAAAGCACCCGGTCTCGGCGCAGGCACTGGAAACCACCTCGGTCTGTGAAATTCCGTTCGAACGCCTCGACGAACTGGCGCTGCAACTGCCGCAATTGCGCCGTCAGCTGATGCGCGTGATGAGCCGCGAAATCCGCGACGATCAACAGATGATGTTGCTGCTGTCGAAAAAAACCGCCGACGAGCGCATTGCCACGTTCCTGGTCAACCTGTCGGCGCGCTTCCGCGCTCGCGGCTTCTCGGCCAATCAGTTCCGCCTGAGCATGTCGCGCAACGAAATCGGTAACTACCTGGGCCTGGCGGTGGAAACCGTGTCGCGGGTGTTCACACGCTTCCAGCAGAACGAACTGATCGCCGCCGAAGGCAAGGAAATCCATATCCTTGACCCGATCCAGCTCTGCGCCCTGGCCGGTGGCTCGATCGAAGGCTGA
- a CDS encoding FixH family protein — protein sequence MPAANAASPWYKHLWPWIIIAILACSVTLTLSMVTIAVNNPDNLVNDNYYEAGKGINRSLDRELLAQTLLLRASVHLDDVTGEVDLRLSGNSQPKTLELNLISPTQPEKDRKITLARSETEQGRYIGQLSDKVDGRRFVELLGTQDDHIWRMFEEELVSHDKDLLLGDEPLQGAEDLKK from the coding sequence ATGCCCGCAGCAAACGCCGCAAGTCCCTGGTACAAGCACCTTTGGCCGTGGATCATCATCGCCATCCTCGCCTGCTCGGTGACGCTGACCCTGTCCATGGTGACGATCGCGGTGAACAACCCGGACAATCTGGTCAACGACAACTACTACGAGGCCGGCAAAGGCATCAACCGTTCGCTCGACCGCGAGTTGCTGGCGCAGACCCTGCTTTTGCGCGCCAGCGTGCACCTGGATGATGTGACCGGCGAAGTCGACCTGCGCCTGAGCGGCAACAGCCAACCGAAAACCCTGGAGCTGAACCTGATCTCGCCGACGCAGCCCGAGAAGGATCGCAAGATCACCCTCGCCCGCAGTGAAACCGAACAGGGCCGCTACATCGGCCAGTTGAGCGACAAGGTCGATGGCCGTCGCTTTGTCGAATTGCTGGGCACTCAGGACGACCACATCTGGCGCATGTTCGAAGAAGAACTGGTCAGCCATGACAAGGATCTGCTGCTGGGTGACGAACCGCTGCAGGGTGCGGAAGACCTGAAAAAGTAA
- a CDS encoding acyl-CoA dehydrogenase family protein, translated as MPAFQEYFDPSHQLVRDSVRRFVEREILPDIDQWEEAESFPRELYLKAGAAGILGIGYPEALGGSHEGDLFAKIAASEELMRCGSGGLVAGLGSLDIGLPPILKWARPEVRDRVVPPVLAGEKISALAVTEPSGGSDVANLQTRAVRDGDFYRVSGSKTFITSGVRADYYTVAVRTGAPGFGGISLLLIEKGTPGFTVGRQLKKMGWWASDTAELFFDDCRVPEGNLIGAENMGFACIMGNFQSERLALALMANMTAQLALEESLKWARQREAFGKPIGKFQVLKHRLAEMATALEVSREFTYRQAAKMAAGQSVIKEISMAKNFATDTADRITTDAVQILGGLGYMRESLVERLYRDNRILSIGGGTREVMNEIISKQMGL; from the coding sequence ATGCCTGCCTTTCAGGAATACTTCGACCCCAGCCACCAATTGGTCCGTGACAGCGTCAGACGTTTCGTCGAGCGCGAGATTCTTCCGGACATCGACCAGTGGGAAGAAGCTGAAAGCTTTCCCCGCGAGCTTTACCTCAAGGCCGGTGCGGCAGGGATTCTGGGGATCGGTTACCCCGAAGCCCTGGGCGGCAGCCACGAAGGTGATCTGTTCGCCAAGATCGCCGCCAGCGAAGAGTTGATGCGCTGCGGCTCCGGCGGGTTGGTAGCGGGGCTCGGCTCGCTGGACATCGGCCTGCCGCCGATCCTCAAATGGGCCAGGCCCGAGGTCCGGGATCGCGTCGTGCCGCCCGTACTCGCCGGCGAGAAGATCAGCGCACTGGCCGTGACCGAGCCCAGTGGCGGCTCCGATGTGGCCAACCTGCAAACCCGCGCCGTGCGCGACGGCGACTTCTACCGGGTCAGCGGCAGCAAAACTTTTATCACCAGTGGCGTGCGCGCGGATTACTACACCGTCGCGGTGCGTACCGGCGCGCCCGGATTTGGTGGCATCAGCCTGTTGCTGATCGAGAAGGGCACGCCGGGTTTCACCGTCGGCCGCCAATTGAAGAAAATGGGCTGGTGGGCGTCGGACACGGCCGAGTTGTTCTTCGATGATTGCCGAGTACCTGAAGGCAATCTGATCGGCGCCGAAAACATGGGCTTCGCCTGCATCATGGGCAACTTCCAGAGTGAACGCCTGGCCTTGGCGCTGATGGCCAACATGACCGCGCAACTGGCGCTGGAGGAAAGCCTGAAGTGGGCGCGTCAGCGCGAGGCGTTCGGCAAACCCATCGGCAAATTTCAGGTGCTCAAGCATCGCCTTGCGGAAATGGCAACGGCGCTGGAAGTGTCACGGGAATTCACCTACCGGCAGGCGGCGAAAATGGCTGCCGGGCAGAGTGTGATCAAGGAGATTTCCATGGCCAAGAATTTTGCGACGGACACGGCGGATCGGATTACCACGGATGCGGTGCAGATTCTGGGGGGCTTGGGGTATATGCGTGAAAGTCTGGTGGAGCGGCTGTACCGCGACAATCGCATCTTGTCGATTGGTGGCGGGACGCGGGAAGTGATGAACGAGATCATCAGCAAGCAGATGGGGTTGTAG